A stretch of DNA from Dichotomicrobium thermohalophilum:
GGTTGTCGCTTTCGGTACTTCGGCCCCGGAACTGGTGGTTTCGGTCAAGGCGGCGCTTGATGACCTGCCCGGCATCGCGATCGGTAACGTCGTGGGCAGCAACATTGCCAACGTCCTGCTGGTCCTGGGCCTGCCCGCGATCATCAGCGCAACGCGCTGCGACCATCACGCGCTCGACCGCAACACCTACATCGTGCTGGGCACGAGCATCCTCTTCACCGTCCTTTGTTTCCTGACGCCGATGACCTTCTGGGACGGCGCGCTCCTGTTCGGCCTGCTGATCGCCTTTCTGTGGCTCTCCGCGCGCCGGGCGATGCGCAGCCGGGCAGATGGGAGCCTCGTTCCGATCGACGATGATGTCGAGCCGCTGGCGGGACCTATCTGGGTGTCCATTGGCGCGCTTGTTCTCGGGCTGGTCGGCCTGCCGGTTGCCGCGCATCTGACGGTCGATGGCGCGGCCTCTGTCGCGCGTGTCTGGGGGGTCTCCGACGCGGTGATCGGCCTCACCGTCGTGGCGATCGGCACCTCGCTGCCCGAATTGGCTACGACGGTCATTGCCGCGATTCGCCAACACGGGGCGCTGGCGCTCGGCAACGTGCTGGGCAGCAACCTGTTCAACATGCTGGCCATCATCGGCATTACAGCTATGGTCACGCCGATCGAAATCCCGGCCGAGATTTTGCGGCTGGATATCTGGGTCATGCTGGCGGCGACCGTGATTCTGGTGCCCTTCGTGGTCTGGGAGGTGCCCATCGGTCGTATAGCGGGTATCGCGTTCCTTGTGGCCTATGTCGCCTATATCGGCTTTCTGCTCAGCCCGGGCGCGCAGGCCGGTCTGGCGGTTGTGCAATAGGCCCGCCGCACGACCCGGGAACGCCAGTCGACAGATGCAGCAGTTTCGATGACCGATCACAGTCCGCCCATCGCTCTCGTGACTGGCGCCGCCAAGCGTATCGGCCGCTCCGTTGCGCGTCGGCTCGTCGAGGAGGGCTGGGCGATCGGCCTGCATTACAATCGCTCGCGCCATGAGGCTGAGAGCTTCGCCGAGGAGCTACGCGCGCTGGGTGCCCGCGTTGCACCGCTGAAGGCAGACCTGAGCGATTACGACGAGACGCGGCGTCTCGTGCCGGCCTGTGCCGAGGCGCTCGGCCCGCCCGACTGTCTCGTCAACAACGCGTCGATCTTCGAGCGCGATTCGGTCCGTGACTTCACGGCGGAGAGCTGGGCCGCGCATCAGAACACCAACCTCCGCGCGCCGGTCATGCTCGCCCAGGCCTTCGACAAGGCGCTGCCCGCCGGGCAGGACGGCAACATCATCAATATCATCGACCAGCGCGTGCTGCGGCTCACGCCAACCTTCTTCTCCTACACGCTCAGCAAGTCCGCGCTCTGGACCGCCACGCGCACCATGGCTCAGGCGCTCGCGCCGCGCATCCGCGTCAACGCCATCGCGCCCGGGCCGGTCCTGCCCAACCATTACCAGACAGAGGCCGATTTCGCGCGCGAGTGGGAGTCAACACTGTTGCGCCATGGCGCAAAGCCCGAAGAGATCGCCGATGCCGTCGTCTTCCTCCTGCGCGCGCGCTCAGTGACCGGCCAGATGATCACCCTGGACGGGGGCGAACATCTCCAGTGACGTGATTGTCCTGCGCAGCACTCGCCTGCTATAGCCTTCGCAACAGCGTTAACAACGGGGACGCCGGCTCATGACGCAATCTGTTCTCGGCATCATCGGCGGCAGCGGAGTCTATGACCTGCCTGGCCTGACAAACCCGCA
This window harbors:
- a CDS encoding calcium/sodium antiporter, whose protein sequence is MIYVQLAGGLVLLVVFGDVLVRGAADISYRLGIPPLIVGLTVVAFGTSAPELVVSVKAALDDLPGIAIGNVVGSNIANVLLVLGLPAIISATRCDHHALDRNTYIVLGTSILFTVLCFLTPMTFWDGALLFGLLIAFLWLSARRAMRSRADGSLVPIDDDVEPLAGPIWVSIGALVLGLVGLPVAAHLTVDGAASVARVWGVSDAVIGLTVVAIGTSLPELATTVIAAIRQHGALALGNVLGSNLFNMLAIIGITAMVTPIEIPAEILRLDIWVMLAATVILVPFVVWEVPIGRIAGIAFLVAYVAYIGFLLSPGAQAGLAVVQ
- a CDS encoding SDR family oxidoreductase, coding for MTDHSPPIALVTGAAKRIGRSVARRLVEEGWAIGLHYNRSRHEAESFAEELRALGARVAPLKADLSDYDETRRLVPACAEALGPPDCLVNNASIFERDSVRDFTAESWAAHQNTNLRAPVMLAQAFDKALPAGQDGNIINIIDQRVLRLTPTFFSYTLSKSALWTATRTMAQALAPRIRVNAIAPGPVLPNHYQTEADFAREWESTLLRHGAKPEEIADAVVFLLRARSVTGQMITLDGGEHLQ